In one Methanobacteriaceae archaeon genomic region, the following are encoded:
- a CDS encoding FmdE family protein, producing the protein MQRKSDNTKNNNNIKDFSEVTSFHGHVCPGSALGYKAAQMGINMLSSTRSEDEEIVTIVENDSCAVDAIQVLTGCTFGKGNLIFNDYGKQVYKFLNRSSGEGIRISLKDSFEMDKIDPQLSILRKKVSSGQASAAEKELLNEKVQSVANKILEMDGKNIFKAEKVNMALPPKASIFKSINCQKCGELVSEHRIKEVEGIKVCIPCSKE; encoded by the coding sequence ATGCAAAGAAAATCTGATAATACTAAAAATAACAACAATATAAAAGATTTCAGTGAAGTGACCAGTTTCCATGGCCATGTATGTCCTGGATCTGCACTGGGTTATAAAGCAGCTCAAATGGGCATTAATATGCTTTCTTCCACCAGATCTGAAGACGAAGAAATAGTGACCATTGTGGAAAATGATAGTTGTGCTGTGGATGCCATTCAAGTTTTGACTGGTTGTACCTTTGGTAAAGGGAATCTTATTTTCAATGACTATGGAAAACAGGTTTATAAATTCCTGAATAGATCCTCTGGAGAAGGTATTAGAATTTCTTTGAAAGATTCATTTGAAATGGATAAAATAGACCCTCAATTGAGTATTTTAAGAAAAAAAGTCTCTTCTGGACAAGCCAGCGCAGCCGAAAAAGAACTTTTAAATGAGAAAGTGCAGTCAGTGGCCAATAAAATACTGGAAATGGATGGGAAAAATATATTCAAAGCAGAAAAAGTAAATATGGCTCTGCCCCCTAAAGCTTCCATCTTTAAATCCATTAATTGCCAAAAATGTGGAGAATTAGTTTCAGAACACCGAATAAAAGAAGTTGAGGGAATTAAAGTCTGTATTCCCTGTTCAAAAGAATAA
- a CDS encoding glycosyltransferase translates to MKALLMITGRGMGGDAVTAINIARALEKKGIDCEYALDHTAPGLLLEKAGIEWHKISIPQAGGHAATKGKLAKAAFKTTKASLEAFKLIRKVKPDVVVGIIGGGAIIGCLSSKMARVPSVGILITPTDAKVCTRLNANIVLPESNLFQQNLTQENIYKAYSPINPDVIGGDKRKALKKMPESFDPEKPTLLFSSGSSLFEITAQAAQNISLSDIDANILVVGYPLEDEFLKYLEGDNIIYLGYVDWIQDLYDLADVSILSDDGVMIHEAIACKVPIVALTGVKYGRYHNMAAVFPGAVLESPINELEEKIKDALNNISEMKAEAQSYGEDVLNSGNKVADIIIKESKKKD, encoded by the coding sequence ATGAAAGCTTTATTAATGATTACTGGCCGAGGAATGGGAGGAGATGCTGTAACTGCTATAAATATAGCTCGAGCACTGGAAAAAAAAGGAATTGATTGTGAATATGCTCTGGACCACACGGCACCAGGCCTTTTATTGGAGAAAGCAGGAATTGAATGGCATAAAATAAGCATTCCTCAGGCGGGAGGACACGCGGCCACCAAGGGGAAGCTGGCTAAAGCTGCCTTTAAAACCACTAAAGCTTCGCTGGAAGCATTCAAACTAATCAGAAAAGTAAAACCCGATGTTGTAGTGGGGATTATTGGAGGCGGAGCCATTATCGGATGTTTATCTTCTAAAATGGCCAGGGTGCCGTCAGTTGGAATTTTAATAACTCCTACTGATGCTAAAGTATGCACCAGACTCAATGCCAACATTGTATTGCCTGAATCAAACCTTTTCCAGCAAAATTTGACCCAAGAAAATATTTATAAGGCTTATTCTCCTATCAATCCGGACGTAATTGGGGGAGATAAAAGAAAAGCCTTAAAAAAGATGCCAGAATCATTTGACCCTGAAAAACCTACTTTATTGTTTTCTTCAGGCTCATCTCTTTTTGAAATAACTGCACAAGCTGCTCAAAACATTTCTTTAAGTGATATTGATGCTAATATTCTGGTGGTGGGTTATCCCCTGGAAGATGAGTTTTTAAAATATCTTGAAGGAGATAATATAATTTATTTAGGTTATGTGGATTGGATACAAGACCTTTATGACCTAGCAGATGTTTCCATATTATCTGATGATGGGGTAATGATTCATGAGGCCATTGCCTGCAAAGTGCCTATTGTAGCTTTAACCGGAGTTAAATACGGTAGATATCACAATATGGCTGCTGTATTTCCAGGGGCCGTTTTAGAAAGTCCAATTAATGAATTAGAAGAAAAAATTAAGGATGCTCTGAACAATATATCTGAAATGAAAGCAGAAGCTCAGAGTTATGGGGAAGATGTTTTAAATTCCGGAAATAAAGTGGCTGATATTATCATAAAAGAATCAAAAAAGAAAGACTAG
- a CDS encoding ABC transporter permease, whose product MYSFYKFLFLYNLPVFLLSGVFWPVEAIPIWLRPISYLVPPSYAFDACRGVMLKG is encoded by the coding sequence ATTTATTCCTTTTACAAATTTCTTTTCTTATATAATTTACCAGTTTTTTTATTATCTGGAGTATTCTGGCCGGTGGAAGCGATACCAATATGGTTAAGGCCCATATCTTATTTAGTTCCTCCCAGCTACGCATTTGATGCTTGTAGAGGCGTTATGCTTAAAGGTTGA
- a CDS encoding radical SAM protein, whose amino-acid sequence MQNFKVMVNGNEIESSGMVKDAIHQLGINISKFSCEDPKESSIIPKQECLFVPCDCGGCWACVIEVNGQMALSCNTPLENGMQINTFKKFKTPLRVISGFGVHRVGGVGTPYNLKKNLEPIEAICFTHGCNLRCPQCQNDLVAFTSKGNLLEPEETAQILLGLQDLHGLDTIAFSGGESTLNRKWVIKTLNSIIRYDKNVNIHIDTNGTILTPKYIDELIDSGMNRIGIDLKGINVKTFQNITGVSDHQLAVKYLENSWNAVKYIADNYKMDYGLEEKIFKDFDKDKNNNDKNGDKEIDNSDDPKIFMGIGIPYNSSLISKKEIMEIGNALKDINPYIQVCVLDYRPEFKRMDLKKPDFNEMKEIKDILNETGLKTVIIQTEKGHFGP is encoded by the coding sequence ATGCAGAATTTTAAGGTTATGGTGAATGGAAATGAAATAGAATCTTCAGGTATGGTTAAAGATGCCATTCACCAGTTAGGAATAAATATTTCTAAATTCTCTTGTGAGGATCCTAAAGAATCAAGTATAATACCAAAACAAGAGTGTCTTTTTGTTCCATGTGATTGTGGAGGTTGCTGGGCCTGTGTTATTGAAGTAAATGGTCAGATGGCTCTATCCTGCAACACTCCCCTGGAAAATGGCATGCAAATTAACACTTTCAAGAAGTTTAAAACACCTTTAAGGGTGATCAGTGGTTTTGGGGTCCATAGGGTTGGTGGTGTGGGCACTCCTTATAATTTAAAGAAAAATTTAGAACCTATTGAAGCTATTTGTTTCACCCATGGCTGTAATCTTAGATGTCCCCAATGTCAAAATGATCTGGTAGCATTTACCAGCAAGGGAAATTTACTTGAACCGGAAGAAACAGCGCAAATTTTATTGGGACTTCAGGATTTGCATGGTTTAGATACCATTGCTTTTTCTGGAGGAGAAAGCACTTTAAACCGCAAATGGGTCATAAAAACTTTGAATTCAATCATACGATATGACAAGAATGTTAATATTCATATTGATACTAATGGAACTATTTTAACTCCTAAATACATCGATGAGTTGATAGATTCTGGAATGAATCGTATTGGGATTGATTTAAAAGGAATTAATGTAAAAACATTTCAGAATATCACTGGAGTAAGTGACCACCAGTTGGCAGTGAAGTACCTTGAAAACTCATGGAATGCTGTCAAATACATTGCGGATAATTATAAAATGGACTACGGACTTGAAGAAAAAATATTTAAAGATTTTGATAAAGATAAGAATAATAATGATAAAAATGGGGATAAGGAAATAGATAATTCTGATGATCCAAAAATTTTCATGGGAATTGGAATTCCTTATAATAGTTCTTTGATTTCAAAAAAAGAAATAATGGAAATAGGTAATGCCCTAAAAGATATAAATCCCTATATTCAAGTATGTGTTCTGGATTATAGGCCTGAATTCAAAAGAATGGATTTGAAAAAACCGGATTTTAATGAAATGAAAGAAATAAAAGATATTCTTAATGAAACTGGTCTTAAAACAGTCATTATTCAAACAGAAAAAGGCCATTTTGGCCCATAG
- a CDS encoding HypC/HybG/HupF family hydrogenase formation chaperone: MCIAAPAQIIEINDSDKIAVVDFGGVRQQVKLDLVEDVEEGRYVLVHSGYAIEVMTDEAAKESLEAWDELLKVLDEEDQQNL, translated from the coding sequence ATGTGCATTGCGGCACCTGCTCAAATAATAGAAATTAATGATAGTGACAAAATAGCTGTTGTAGACTTTGGTGGTGTAAGACAGCAAGTAAAATTGGATTTAGTGGAAGATGTGGAAGAAGGGCGTTATGTACTGGTCCACTCGGGTTATGCTATTGAAGTCATGACTGATGAAGCTGCTAAAGAATCTTTGGAAGCATGGGACGAACTTTTAAAAGTCCTTGATGAAGAAGACCAGCAAAATTTGTAA
- a CDS encoding NAD(P)/FAD-dependent oxidoreductase, whose protein sequence is MRVVIIGGGPAGRAAALELSKLDQDITLIEKKHMGGTCLNEGCMMVCGLVDVARFLNDAENFQKMRILNINPKLEYKNVANGVKETLNKLRHVSEKEILEAEVELIYGEAILNDGFVKVNAQEIHYDKLIITTGTRPFYPPIPGANMALTYSDILDLEKLPEKLIIVGSGVIAAEFAGIFSSLGSEVHVLCRTGFLNVLDSEVSDFVAKNLLEKVNIHQNVDVVEISEEGAVTSEGIFEGTVLMATGTIPNSELVDGLVKKGHRGEILVNKKMQSSHENIYAAGDVVGGIGSTPIARMEGIVAARNALGISAQANYEYVPHSISLDYDVAFLGPGNSKNTPKNKNSNGQPVENIVTGKIPGTAGPGSFWKVLSRKTGFTQMEVDLDSGSLEKLYSITPSARHNMAYISMLLRLGHKTYDFENFIEAHPSTDSIYKLMRFFGKY, encoded by the coding sequence ATGAGAGTAGTAATAATTGGAGGAGGCCCTGCCGGGCGTGCTGCAGCACTGGAATTGTCAAAATTAGATCAAGATATCACCTTAATTGAAAAAAAACATATGGGTGGCACTTGCTTAAATGAAGGGTGTATGATGGTTTGTGGGCTGGTAGATGTGGCCCGTTTCTTAAATGATGCTGAAAACTTTCAGAAGATGAGAATACTAAATATAAACCCGAAATTGGAGTATAAAAATGTGGCCAATGGGGTAAAAGAAACCCTTAACAAATTAAGGCACGTGAGTGAAAAAGAGATACTGGAAGCTGAAGTAGAGCTAATTTACGGAGAAGCAATTCTTAATGATGGATTTGTAAAAGTCAATGCCCAGGAAATCCATTATGACAAGCTGATTATTACCACGGGTACTCGGCCATTTTATCCACCTATACCTGGAGCAAATATGGCTTTAACTTACTCTGATATCCTTGATTTGGAAAAATTACCTGAAAAATTGATAATTGTAGGAAGTGGAGTGATTGCTGCGGAATTCGCAGGAATTTTCTCCTCATTAGGATCCGAAGTACATGTTTTATGTAGAACTGGATTTTTAAATGTCCTTGATTCTGAAGTAAGTGATTTCGTGGCCAAAAATCTTTTAGAAAAAGTGAATATTCACCAAAATGTTGATGTAGTGGAAATAAGTGAAGAAGGTGCAGTGACCAGTGAAGGTATATTTGAAGGAACCGTACTCATGGCTACTGGAACTATTCCTAATTCGGAATTAGTAGATGGTTTGGTGAAAAAAGGCCATAGGGGAGAAATTTTGGTAAATAAAAAAATGCAAAGCAGCCATGAGAATATTTATGCCGCGGGAGATGTAGTAGGTGGAATAGGGAGCACACCCATAGCCCGTATGGAAGGTATAGTGGCAGCTAGGAACGCGCTAGGAATTTCTGCCCAGGCGAATTACGAATATGTGCCCCATTCTATTTCATTGGATTATGATGTGGCATTTTTAGGTCCAGGAAATTCAAAAAATACTCCTAAGAATAAAAATTCTAATGGTCAGCCCGTTGAAAATATAGTAACTGGTAAAATTCCAGGCACTGCTGGACCAGGATCTTTCTGGAAAGTCCTATCCCGCAAAACCGGTTTTACACAGATGGAAGTTGATTTAGACAGTGGGTCATTGGAAAAATTGTACTCCATAACACCTTCCGCACGGCACAATATGGCCTATATCTCTATGCTGCTGCGCTTAGGCCATAAAACCTATGATTTCGAGAATTTCATAGAAGCACACCCATCTACAGATTCTATTTATAAATTGATGAGATTTTTTGGCAAATATTAG
- a CDS encoding cell wall biosynthesis protein, whose amino-acid sequence MLIEILEAGILSAGLTIIFYILIRQLGSKGKIKNLYSSVRGGTPRAVGIAPFLVLIIFLNPNYSYIVAVMGILAFLDDLTGRKKIKSLPVELGQLFRGLGILMVVILGYPLLGPSSILVALMIQPLNIADMQPGSACSTILFMSGTVILLYLISGNFDASLYFTPLLILAVCVGYAPLDYNGKIMMGEVGNHSFAIVLGIMFYLYGGFMGLLILFLITTALIAIIRRNNLQIFLENKLGIENPTFGDYFMDVLTGGGLGDLFRKIIFKKRKISIKNGFLIKIGFRRLFYNPF is encoded by the coding sequence ATGCTAATCGAAATTTTAGAAGCAGGAATCCTATCCGCAGGGTTAACTATTATTTTTTACATATTAATAAGACAATTAGGGAGCAAGGGAAAAATTAAAAATCTTTATTCATCAGTAAGGGGCGGTACTCCTCGTGCAGTAGGAATAGCCCCATTTTTAGTCTTAATAATTTTCTTAAACCCAAATTATTCGTATATTGTAGCTGTAATGGGAATATTGGCCTTTCTAGATGATTTAACTGGTCGAAAAAAGATTAAAAGTTTGCCTGTAGAATTAGGACAATTATTCCGGGGATTGGGAATTTTAATGGTTGTAATTCTGGGATATCCTTTGTTAGGTCCTTCTTCTATTTTAGTTGCCTTAATGATTCAGCCATTGAATATTGCGGACATGCAGCCGGGATCAGCTTGTAGCACTATATTATTCATGTCTGGAACAGTAATTCTACTTTATTTAATCTCTGGAAACTTTGATGCTTCTTTATATTTCACTCCACTTCTAATATTGGCTGTATGTGTGGGATATGCTCCTTTAGATTATAATGGAAAGATCATGATGGGAGAAGTAGGAAATCATTCATTTGCAATAGTTTTGGGAATAATGTTCTATTTGTATGGTGGTTTTATGGGCCTTTTGATCTTATTTTTAATAACAACTGCTCTGATAGCTATAATTCGAAGAAATAATCTCCAAATTTTCCTGGAAAATAAACTGGGAATTGAAAACCCCACATTTGGGGATTATTTTATGGATGTCCTCACGGGTGGGGGATTAGGTGACTTATTCCGTAAAATAATCTTCAAAAAAAGAAAAATTTCTATAAAAAATGGGTTTTTAATAAAAATAGGATTTAGAAGGCTTTTTTATAACCCTTTTTAA